The following proteins are co-located in the Peptococcaceae bacterium 1198_IL3148 genome:
- a CDS encoding DHHW family protein yields MRINDNRNFAMIQNIVGLLPILFILTMFVLHLALPDKTFSQQERRYLAQRPVFRIEEVLNGSYATKVESYFSDQFPFRNFWVDIQEGTDQETMP; encoded by the coding sequence ATGCGGATAAATGATAATAGGAACTTTGCTATGATACAGAATATCGTGGGTCTGTTACCCATTTTATTTATACTTACTATGTTTGTATTGCATCTTGCCCTACCGGATAAAACTTTTTCGCAACAGGAGCGACGTTACTTAGCACAACGGCCTGTTTTTCGGATTGAAGAAGTATTAAATGGCAGTTATGCGACTAAGGTTGAATCATACTTTTCAGATCAGTTCCCCTTTCGAAACTTTTGGGTTGATATTCAGGAAGGCACCGATCAAGAGACAATGCCTTGA
- a CDS encoding DUF86 domain-containing protein — MPCFAGYFYFITNTCIDLAMHMVAENKLGIPHLAKKLKAMVGFRNIAVHDYQKLNLDIIQKIIKDHLVDFKKFATAMLRQV, encoded by the coding sequence ATGCCTTGTTTTGCAGGGTACTTTTATTTTATTACAAACACATGCATTGATTTAGCTATGCACATGGTGGCCGAGAACAAATTAGGTATTCCACATTTGGCCAAGAAATTAAAAGCAATGGTTGGTTTTCGCAACATTGCTGTTCATGACTACCAGAAACTTAATCTAGACATTATCCAGAAAATAATTAAAGATCATTTGGTAGATTTTAAAAAATTTGCCACAGCAATGTTACGTCAGGTTTAA
- a CDS encoding class I SAM-dependent methyltransferase: MKDTDTILDFGCGTGTLTIMTKKEVPQAITYGVDIDPKILEIAQNKVKNSDYEIFLNTYDGITLPYNNEMFDKVLSSLVFHHLTRSQKVKALEEIYRILKVGGELHIADFGKASNIFMRGMFLPIQFFDGFANTSDNVKGLLPEIIKEAGFDEVIEHQQINVFDGIIRNYFFKFAQALN, encoded by the coding sequence ATTAAAGATACTGATACTATTCTTGATTTTGGCTGCGGTACCGGTACGTTAACGATAATGACAAAAAAAGAAGTTCCACAGGCTATCACTTACGGCGTGGACATTGACCCCAAAATACTTGAAATTGCTCAAAACAAAGTGAAAAATAGTGACTATGAAATATTTTTAAATACCTATGATGGTATTACCCTGCCCTATAATAATGAAATGTTCGACAAAGTATTATCCAGCCTTGTGTTTCATCATTTGACTAGAAGCCAAAAGGTAAAGGCGTTAGAAGAAATATATAGGATATTAAAGGTTGGTGGAGAACTGCATATCGCCGACTTTGGTAAAGCAAGCAATATCTTTATGCGGGGAATGTTTTTACCCATCCAATTCTTTGATGGTTTTGCCAATACTTCTGACAATGTAAAAGGATTACTCCCGGAAATTATTAAAGAAGCAGGTTTTGATGAAGTTATTGAACATCAGCAAATAAATGTTTTTGATGGTATCATAAGGAATTACTTTTTTAAATTTGCGCAGGCCCTTAACTAA
- the norA gene encoding multidrug efflux MFS transporter NorA: protein MKTNKITLRLLLLNLFIAFLGIALVIPVLPTLMNELGINGKTVGYLTAAFAIAQLVVSPFAGKAVDRLGRKIMIVLGLFIFGLSELLFGLGKEIEVLFISRILGGVSAAFIMPGVTAFIADVTTLETRPKALGYMSAAISTGFIIGPGIGGFLAEFGTRTPFFFAGALGTIAAILTIIYISEPDRAIEEIEQSAEGKNGFRRVIEPKYFVAFILIFIASFGLAAFESFFSLFVDHKFKFTPADIAIVITGGAIVGAVAQVILFDRLTKIWGEIKLIRYSLFLSAILVFLMTVVHSYFSILLVTFVVFVGFDLFRPAVTTYLSNIAKNEQGFVGGMNSMFTSLANISGPIVGGILFDIDINYPYYFATVVLALGVILTLFWKKQAAPIKEVKVSVAS, encoded by the coding sequence CGCTGATGAATGAATTAGGAATAAACGGAAAGACAGTTGGTTATCTAACAGCTGCCTTTGCCATTGCGCAATTGGTTGTTTCGCCATTTGCCGGGAAGGCTGTGGATAGATTGGGTAGAAAGATTATGATTGTACTTGGTTTATTTATTTTTGGTCTATCAGAATTATTATTTGGACTTGGCAAAGAAATCGAAGTATTATTTATTTCTCGTATTTTAGGGGGAGTAAGTGCTGCCTTTATTATGCCGGGAGTTACTGCTTTTATTGCAGATGTTACAACCTTAGAAACTCGCCCTAAAGCACTGGGTTATATGTCAGCTGCAATTAGTACAGGATTTATTATTGGCCCAGGTATCGGTGGGTTTTTAGCGGAATTTGGCACACGTACACCATTCTTCTTTGCAGGTGCACTTGGCACAATAGCTGCAATACTAACTATTATTTATATATCTGAGCCAGATCGTGCAATAGAAGAGATTGAACAATCCGCAGAAGGCAAGAATGGTTTCAGACGTGTTATTGAACCCAAATATTTTGTTGCCTTTATTTTAATCTTTATTGCCTCCTTTGGTTTGGCCGCTTTTGAATCGTTCTTTAGTTTATTTGTGGACCACAAATTTAAATTTACACCAGCGGATATAGCAATTGTTATTACAGGTGGTGCAATTGTTGGTGCAGTTGCACAAGTTATACTTTTTGATAGGTTAACCAAAATTTGGGGTGAAATTAAACTGATTCGGTACAGCTTATTTTTATCGGCAATACTTGTCTTTCTAATGACCGTTGTTCATTCATATTTCTCTATTTTACTGGTTACTTTTGTGGTTTTTGTAGGTTTCGATTTATTCCGACCAGCTGTTACTACTTATCTTTCGAATATCGCTAAGAATGAACAAGGTTTTGTTGGTGGAATGAATTCTATGTTTACAAGTTTAGCGAACATTAGCGGACCAATTGTTGGGGGGATATTATTTGATATAGATATTAATTATCCTTACTATTTTGCAACTGTAGTATTAGCTTTAGGGGTTATTTTAACTTTATTCTGGAAGAAGCAAGCAGCGCCTATTAAAGAAGTGAAGGTTAGTGTAGCAAGTTAA